The window ttcaatgaatgaaagtggcttgctctaaatttaatgcaaataaaccttttttggcgttgtttttaatttttttttaatgctacaaacggtagccaacgtggaagcgatacgaaaggtaggaccattttatttttgtgtgtattttttatttcacaaaccaatatttccataaaatttaattacaaaaataatgttgaGTACACCGGcgctaaatacggtgttgaaaagtcaaagtttgagtgacgcgttttaaattcagtaacttaaataaaataaaacactcaaacaatttattgccacttaataattttctctttaatttcaatgaatgaaagtggcttgctctaaatataatgcaaataaaccttttttggcgttgtttttaatttttttttaatgctacaaacggtagccaacgtggaagcgatacaaaaggtaggaccattttatttttgtgtgtatttttcatttcacaaaccaatattttccataaaatttaattgcaattataatGTTGAGTACACCGGcgctaaatacggtgttgaaaagtcaaagtttgagtgacgcgttttaaattcagtaacttaaataaaataaacgctcaaacaatttaatgccacttaataattttctctttaatttcaatgaatgaaagtggcttgctctaaatttaatgtaaataacgctttttttggcgttgtttttattttttttttaatgctacaaacggtagccaacgtggaagcgatacgaaaggtaggaccattttatttttgtgtgtattttttatttcacaaaccaatatttccataaaatttaattacaaaaataatgttgaGTACACCGGcgctaaatacggtgttgaaaagtcaaagtttgagtgacgcgttttaaattcagtaacttcaataaaataaacgctCAAACAATGtaatgccacttaataattttctctttaatttcaacgaatgaaagtggcttgctcaaaatttaatgcaaataaacatttttttttttcattattattattattattatttttaatgctacaaacggtagccaacgtggaagcgatatgaaggtaggtgcatttcatttaacgccaagtgaaaaatatttaatatatgtGTTGAGTTTTTTCCATTTCACAagccaataatttttttattcccttcattttcgaataatcattgtttacctcatacTTATTTCCTTTATTCCTGGCATTGCTGACAAAATGAAGCAATTACTTGGACTTGGTAGTCGTTGACGTTCGAAGCAACGACTGCCAAAGTGCTGAATAGCTGACCAAAATCCACCTGtattttgacatttgtatATAAAAATGCACTGTAATTAGTTTGTACAGTTAGATTAGTTTAGGGTAAGAACGGAGGAACCAATCCTGTCTTAAGGTCGGGTTCCACGCCAAGGGGCGGGGTGGGGCCCCTTggaagaagaaagaagaaaggAGCCAGTTAAAATCATCCATCATTATCATCGGTGGTTTACCAAGGCAGGATTTGAAGAGTTTTGCTTCGTTCCTGTTCTTGgtgctctaaatgcggtgttgaaaagtcatagtttgagtgacacattttaaattcagtaactataaataaaacaaaacacaaataatttatcgtcgcgtactgattttgtctttactttcaatcgataaagtcacttgctcaaaatttaatgcaaatatagtaatttttgtattaagtgcgcgaaatgagtgtttttttaatggcgcctgagaatgttattttagtcgagaccgccaggtcgagacctaaaagacattcgaaggcgccattaaaacatgaatttcgccacgaaatacaaacaacgttttttctacagcctccagatgaagaaaaaagtaacagaaattagttggaacaaaatggtctgataaatcgagttgcttgcatggttacgatgataaataaaagtgatagttgcgaaaaatttgtcacaataggtatttttgttgaagaagtgtgatggattttagcagcgaaaacgaaatagatgcaattgcaagcgcggcagtgtcgaatcttttgcctgctaaatcaagaccgcagtacgaaaaaacgtatcttcagtttcggcagtggtgttctatgaaaaagattgatcaagtaacggaaaatgttttgttggcgtatttggaagaaaagtctaccaccttaaagccaccaacactctgggccctttatgcgatgttgaaaGCCACCTTAAACGTTAAAGAGAATATCGATACACGTAAGTTTCCGAAGTTAGTGCCCTACCTGAAAAGCAAAAGCGTAGGTTACAGAAGCAAGAAGTcgcaaattttagacaaagaagacattagcaagtttattaatgaagcagatgacaagatatatttactgatgaaggtaaacttatcatattagtgtaatacaaatcaaaacaactcgttttatttatagactgTGCTAATTTTGGGTATATCGGGAGCCCTTCGACGTGaagaattagttaaaatgaagctaactgacatagaagataaacagtctgtcttaattgtgaaggtgcctgatacaaaaacccactgcgaacgaatatttactgtttcaaatttagaaaatatagaaattgtcagaaaatatAGAGCTTTGCGGCCTCCACGGGCGACTAGTgaccgtttatttttaaagtataccaacggaaaatgtgtgaatcaaaatgttggaattaacaaaatcggagagataccaagtttgattgcaaagtggcttaacaaagacgaacctaaaaaatatactggtCACTGCTTCAGAAGAAGCTCTGCCACTCTTTTGGCGAATGCTGGAGGTgatctaatttcaattaaacgtcATGGGGGCTGGAGAAGCAGCACAGTGGCAGAAAGTTACATCGAGGactctttgaataataaaattgaaattgccaataaaattcaaccttcttcctccacagaagaaaacaaaatcactcAACCTTCTACATCGGCTTCTTTTAATGGCGAAAATAACTTTCATTTACAAGCGTCTTCACTCAGGCCTCTGGGGATAAACGGGGGCACGTTTTCGTcatgcacatttaattttcatatgtcaaagtaaatatctattattattgttttgtaatattgttctgtataattataaaacctttaaaactacctctcattatcgatccgtctcttcatttcggttgctgttgatgtcttttcgtgttactaaaattgtaacagaaataagttggaacaaaatgatctgaaaaatcgagttgcctgcacagttaaaaaatattattttttcactgtgaaaccgtgaaaaaataatattttttcacagtgaaaaaacgtcaaacttcgcgcataggtaaccatgcataaatgtcacgattttttgacggctgtagaaaaaagctttttttggcgttgtttttaatttttttttaatgctacaaacggtagccaacgtggaagcgatacgaaaggtaggaccattttatttttgtgtgtattttttatttcacaaaccaatatttccataaaatttaattgcaaataaaatgttgagtaCACCGGcgctaaatacggtgttgaaaagtcaaagtttgagtgacgcgttttaaattcagtaacttaaataaaataaaacactcaaacaatttattgccacttaataattttctctttaatttcaatgaatgaaagtgccttgctctaaatttaatgcaaataaagctttttttggcgttgtttttatttttttttaatgctacaaacggtagccaacgtggaagcgatacaaaaggtaggaccattttatttttgtgtgtattttttatttcacaaaccaatattttcataaaatttaattgcaattataatGTTGAGTACACCGGcgctaaatacggtgttgaaaagtcaaagtttgagtgacgcgttttaaattcagtaacttaaataaaataaaacactcaaacaatttattgccacttaataattttctctttaatttcaatgaatgaaagtgccttgctctaaatttaatgcaaataaagctttttttggcgttgtttttaatttttttttaatgctacaaacggtagccaacgtgaaagcgatacgaaaggtaggaccattttatttttgtgtgtattttttatttcacaaaccaatattttcataaaatttaattgcaattataatGTTGAGTACACCGGcgctaaatacggtgttgaaaagtcaaagtttgagtgacgcgttttaaattcagtaacttaaataaaataaaacactcaaacaatttattgccacttaataattttctctttaatttcaatgaatgaaagtgccttgctctaaatttaatgcaaataaagctttttttggcgttgtttttaatttttttttaatgctacaaacggtagccaacgtgaaagcgatacgaaaggtgggaccattttatttttgtgtgtattttttatttcacaaaccaatatttccataaaatttaattgcaaataaaatgttgagtaCACCGGcgctaaatacggtgttgaaaagtcaaagtttgagtgacgcgttttaaattcagtaacttaaataaaataaaacactcaaacaatttactgccacttaataattttctctttaatttcaatgaatgaaagtggcttgctctaaatttaatgcaaataaagctttttttggcgttgtttttatattatttttaatgctacaaacggtagccaacgtggaagcgatacgaaaggtaggaccattttatttttgtgtgtactttttatttcacaaaccaatatttccataaaatttaattgcaattataatGTTGAGTACACCGGcgctaaatacggtgttgaaaagtcaaagtttgagtgacgtgttttaaattcagtaacttaaataaaataaaacactcaaacaatttattgccacttaataattttctctttaatttcaatgaatgaaagtggcttgctctaaatttaatgcaaataaagctttttttggcgttgtttttatattatttttaatgctacaaacggtagccaacgtggaagcgatacgaaaggtaggaccattttatttttgtgtgtattttttatttcacaaaccaatatttccataaaatttaattgcaattataatGTTGAGAACACCGGcgctaaatacggtgttgaaaagtcaaagtttaagtgacgtgttttaaattcagtaacttaaataaaataaaacactcaaacaatttattgccacttaataattttctctttaatttcaatgaatgaaagtggcttgctctaaatttaatgcaaataaagctttttttggcgttgtttttaatttcttttaatgctacaaacggtagccaacgcggaagcgatatgaaggtaggtccattttatttttgtgtcgtatttttttatttcacaaaccaatatttccttaaaatttaattgcaattcaaatcttgtgtcaccagctctaaatgcggtgttgaaaagtcatattttgagtgacacattttaaattcagtaactataaataaaataaaacactcaaataatttatcgtcgcgtactgattttgtctttaatttcaatcgataaagtcacttgttctaaatttaatgcaaattaagtttttttttggcgttgtttttaatttcttttaatgctacaaacggtagccaacgtggaagcgatatgaaggtaggtccattttatttttgtgtcgtatttttttatttcacaaaccaatatttccttaaaatttaattgcaattagaatgttgtgtacaccgactctaaatgaggtgttgaaaagtgatattttgagtgacacattttaaattcagtaactataaataaaataaaacactcaaataatttattgccacgtaataattttgtctttaatttcaatcgatgaaagtgacttgctctaaatttaatgcaaataaagctttttttattagtgttttttttaatgctacaaacagtagccaacgcagaagatATAAgagaaggtaggtgcatttttttgtattcatctactgatgtgttgaatttaacAGTTTGAGTGCCATATATTGAAAcatattgtgtattctttattttgtttggtaTTGATAAACGTCgcttgtaactttcatgcaaataaagattttttttggtgttttttttaatgtcttaaAACATTACGtgtattgtatttttgtgttgtatttgatttattttacaaaccaataatcattgtttacctcatccttatttccttttttcctggcaagaatgctctaaacctccacgtggttcttgctggacaaattactTAGTAATtggaccaattagagcaatccttaaatacgAGTTTTTTTAACGCAGTTTGCAAAATcgagaaattttataaaagttaaaaaaatttgttaaggTCCTAAGGGATTTTTGTCCGAATATGATTTTTTACAGTCAAAGGCCATATCGAAGGActtaatctcctgcaaaaataaagaaaattttgcgATATCgggaaattttaaagaatctttaaaaattcattaaggttCCAAAgggtgtttgtccgaacatgatttttttacagtcgaaggctCTATTAGAGGGCTtgatttcctgcaaaaataaagaaaatcgcGAGATATAAAGgggatgaaaaaaaatgaagtttacaaaatggagaaactttaaaaattttaaaaattcgttaaggtcctaaggggtgtttgtccgaacatgatttttttacagtcgaaggccctattagagggcttaatctcctgcaaaaataaagaaaattttgcgATATAAaggagataaaaaaataaagtttgcgaaatcggaaaattttgaagaattaaggttccaaggggtgtttgtccgaacatgatttttttacagtcaaaGGCCCTATTAGAGGGCTTAatcttctaaaaaaataataaaaattgggggACATAAAGgggatgaaaaaaaaacagtttgagAAACCaggaaattttaaagaatctttaaaaattcattaaggtcccaagaagtgtttgtccgaacatgatttttttacagtctaAGGCCCTATCAAAGTGTTCAAtctcttgcaaaaataaagaaaattgcaggatataaagtaggtgaaaaaaaaaagtttgcgaaatcgggaaatcttaaagaatctttaaaaattcattaaggtcccaaggagtgtttgtccgaacatgatttttttacagtcgaaggccctattTGGGGGCTtgattttctgcaaaaataaagaaaattgcaggataTAAAGGGGGTGAAAAAAATCAGCTTGCATTACTTGAAtatgagaataaaaaaattcctggTGTGAACTTGGCTGTAGAAAACGAGAATGGTAAGGAAATGGTACTAGTTCCATGTGCGCAGCAATTGTCTGGTCGACTGTAATGTTCAGGGTGCTGTTTTCACCGACATCATTGTTGGTTGGTACCATTGGCGCGTTGCCATGGTTACGTCAATACAACAAATAGAAGTTTTTGTGACAATTTCATTTGCTTGATGGCTTCGAATTTTGATGATTGTTCTTCAATTAATAGTTCAAGTGCTCAATTAAGTGTAAGGAATCAGACAAAGGAAAAATTTGAATCGTTGCTTAAAGCCGCCGTGCGTAAAAAACGCCCAACTGAAGTGAACCAGTCCAGGGAACAACTTTTGGAGTCTCCCTCTGGTAGTGCtgaaaatttatcaaatgataaaaaatcagGCAAGAAATTACgtaaagaaagtgaaaattATATTCTGAACAAATTTCTTGATGACTCCTCTGACCACTGCCACACGTATGAAATTGCCTCTGAGGGCTCGCAGAACTCGAGTCAGATTAAAGCCCCAATCCCAAAACCAAGAACGAAAAAACCTGCATCGACCACCAGTCAACGAACGTTCGAAGTGACGTCtccaaaaattgtgaaaaatgaTAATGGGAGTCAAGTGAGTAACGCCACGTTCAATGTTGAGGAAATAGGGGATGTTTTGGTGCATAAAAGTCCCCTTAAAGCGaaaataattgtgaaagaaaatgTTAAGGCAAGACTTTCGGACAAAAGTGAGAGTAATGATGAATCTTCAGAATCAGAAATTAATGAGAACACTAAAAAGaagaaactaataaaaattgaatctGAAGAACAGAAAGTGAAGAAAAGTTACACGTATGATAAAATAGTGGAGGTCACAATTCTGAAAACTGACCGGCTTCAGCTCAGTTCTTTGGTGGTTCATCCGATAATAAAACTTCACGTTATTGATGCAATGACGGGGAAATATTTTCCGAAAAGTGATAAAAGTCGCTccgttgtatttttttacgaaaacagtGATAATGATTATATTTCGCCAGTGATGACACGTGCTTATAATTTACAGGAAAAAAGGTAAGAAGGCATCACTATTTCACGGTAGGTAAaccataaaaaaacagattatttatgaaattatgaATAAAGTTAAGCaaatgcttttatttttaatatagtgAAAGTTAGacgtaatttatattttatcggaaagaaaaagaaaactatagcaaaagctttatttttgctacattttattcatactatgtactgtattttttgttttgttttccattgatttcttcagtttttaaaactaaatggGCAGGATTCTACTAAAagtacttatatttttttctatatctcaaaaactatataATACTCGTGGTAAATTAAGCGTTTGTATATTTGTCGTTATGCCTGTGAATTTTCTCAGAATTCTTCTACAAttccttttaattaaaattaattaatttatgaattaagtaattattatattttaagtatagctgcaaaaaaattatttcttgtgtCATCTGAGATCAAGTGATGGTTAATGTTGCTTTCTGATGAAAATCCGTAAAAAATGTCGCTAgtccaaaaaaatagttaattaagaaaaaacaaagaatgaAACAATGTAACTTTGGTGctagaaaaaagtttattagaaatttattgctcgaaaacattatttaagcATTTATGAttagaaatcataaaatttacaGGTGTTCCAGCGAGTTTTCTAAGTTAGaaaattaatgatattgtttgttttaaatggaacacgtatatttttgcatttttggattttaaaactaatgattTTGAGCTGAACTTTTATTAGTCgagttttattagtttttaaaatattttaattttttacacgccttttttttatgtattgcTAAGACGAAGATGTTTTAGAATAGTGGGACTTTGACCACTTAAAAAAGAATGTCCAAACTTTgaggatatatttttttagctcaCTGCAGtcaagaaagtaaaaaaattaagaggtttGTTAAAAGCTGAATATCTTAAAGATATCAAGtggaacaccctattttttatttttgcctcTAGATGACAtttaaattgtctatctaCTAGTAGAATGTAAATTGTTACTTAAGGACCAGGATatttggcgtcttaaaaaTCAAGGCAGAATCTTACAAATTCAGCTGTTCTCACAAAAATCAACCACCGAAAAAGGCCTAAAATcaaatagggtgttccatgTTCCACCTAActttttattcaacttttaacaaactttttaacaaattgttttttacgtTCTTAGTTGCAATGCACAATCACTTGGtacagatttaagtttgaacttttctCTTTAAAATGCTCAAAATCTTTCTTTTCTAGGatgtttcatttttgtgtaataattaaaaaaaatatgattttgtcaaaaaaaatcaaattattttaaaaactaatacaAGTTTGGATCAAAATTATCAGTATTCAATGAtacgtccaaaaatgcaataaaatttagagtGTTCCATTACAAAAACATATAAGGTTGTATTGTAGTTCATTTCCAAAactgtaaatttgaaaataattttaggcaTGGCAGGAGGTTAGTATGTAcggctttaacaaaaaaaaattttttttcgaacataTTAGAGGTGAATAAAACTAACTagctgggacaccctgtatgagGAATTAAGGAATGgtagaaaaattatgaaaacattCACATTCACATAGATACAGAGAATGAGAAACactaagtatttaatagcaaacgatGAAttctattagtttttgagataattaTAGTGAAAAATACTTTTGGAAGACTCATCCCGTATATGATctaaacaaaagaaaataacAGCAATTTTCAGGATCTTATATCCTTTATGGGAAGAaagcattttattaaatgaggATTTTGAGTACTTCAAAGATGAAAGTAATCggataatattattttttgagctCTTGGACTTCGTTTCTGTTTCAACACTGCACCAACTAAACCAAAaaggtgatttaaaatataatctCAGCGACTCCAATcaattgatgatttttttaaatcagaatGTGTAAAAGGTTGGCACAATATCGCGTTTGCCTTCCTCAAGCTAGCTGGAAAAAACGGCGAACTAAAtattggcaaaaatttaaggCTCCAGTTGTACCATTCTCACCAAACAAAGAAAAACGACCCTCAAGTGTGTAATGCCTGGGTTTGgtggaagaaaaaaaaattgaaaaaatatccaTCAACTTTACACATTGCCATTAAATCGGTGGTATCACCGACTAAAGTTGTGGAAACATTTCGTTCGAAAACACCGATTCAGAGAGAGACTAGTTCACGAACAAAACTGTGTGacgaaattcaaaataatcaaattttaaatcctGAGGGAGCAATCGTGAGCGTGGAAAATAAGtcagatgaaaaaaataaggaaaCACTGCTGACTTGGTCTAGGAAACGTAACGAAGTTTGCAAGTTTCCGAATAAgtgtttggtaaaatttaacagTCTTGAGCAAGGCTgttttgttatgaaatttagtcCTAGTGGAAAATATCTAGCGTGCGCTGTCCAGAATGAAGATTTATTTTACGTTATTGTTTATTCGGTTAGTGGTTTTGTTTCTTTTctgctaataaataaaataattttagatagTGTCACTAAACGAAGTCAATAGGTTTCCATCACACCAGGCAATAATTTACTGCCTCAGATGGTTTAGTGACGATGTCCTGCTTTTATCAGCGAGTGCTGATAATACAGTTTGTATTCACAACTTGTCTGACTCTTCTTTTCAAGTAGGTAATAATTTGTTAGAAGTGGACAGTAGTGAAAAAACTATTTCAGATTTTACCACATCCATCTTTTGTATACTGCTGTGATATAAGTAAAGACAAAGTGATAGTTACTGGTTGCTACGATGGGATAATAAGAATTTGGAACCAAACACCTTCTGATAAAAAATCAGAATTCCATTTGTATCAAGAATTGGAAGCTCATAAAGCATACATTACGTCCCTCTGCTGGAACAAAAAATCTAGCATTTTTTCGGCAGATTCGACAGGTGCTATTATAGAATGGCAAAAGAAAGACAACGATTGGGTGTTAaaaagagaaataaatttgCTGGATTTAAAAGAAACAGTTATAAACCAGATACTGCTATTTCCGAACGAAAAAAGACTACTGGTGCATTCTCGTGATAACATAATTCGaataattgatttaaaaagtGGGTGTGTTTTACATTGGCTGCGTGGAGCGTCCAACAaaaggttttttatttttgttttacaactttttaaaatttatttattttttgtagatttcAGTTATTCTGTTCCATTTCGCCTTGCGGAACTTATGTTAATTCCGGTAGCGAAAATGGATTTGTTCACGTGTGGAATGCAAAAAATGGGCATGAGGTTGCTGTGTACCTTCCTTATGCGTCAGATCATCAGTTTTTGACCATACATTGTGTCGATTTTCACCCATATGATAACATGGTAGCAATTTCTCACTATGGGAGGAATCTACCAGTTTTAATCTTCTGTTTTGATAAGAATATAGAAAAGCCTGAAGTTGAGCTCACTTTTAAAGAAAACGTCGAAGTTGAATACGTAAAGAATCAACAGTCTAGTAAAGAATTGAGATTAAATGGAAGTATAAAAAGGGAACGATGTTCTAACAAAAATGAGGAAAAGATAGACTTTAAGGCCATTTTACACAAAATGGATGTAGTGCTCACATTacagaaaaattaagttattctATACCtaattttatacttttatttaactaaataTCTAGTTTTGGCTTTAAAAGTGAGACTAGAAGAAAACTTTTGGAAGTATTAAAAAGCCTAGACATGAAAGACTTcacaaattagaaaaaaactcacgttgtaattaatgaaaaaattatttaagtaatTATTAGATTTATCTTTAAGAATCAGTcttaaaaagaatttattacataattaaaagCTGTTTAAGTCGAGAGACTGTAGAAGCTTAACAGTAACCTaaacagtaattaaaaaagtttttttgaagtCAGTACTTTGTTCCACTCTTAAAATTAAGACTGGAAGAGTATCTATTGAAGAATTCAAAGATGGAAAACTTAAGAAACTTTagaacaatttaaataaaaaagctaattatttcattaagtcagtattttgttttttcttcgaAAGTAAGCTtacaaaagaatttattaaagaatttaaacaaacttGACTTAGAAGAGTTTAGAAACTATAGGAATTAAAGAACTATAAGAAATGTTAGAAACTAAAGAAAAATCTAAGTTGGAATTTAAAGGCTTTCTAGACAGTAAGTAGAAAATCATCtaaaagaaaactgaaacttgGTACAAATTATAGAAgccattacaaaaaaatattaaataaaatcttcacTTAAAATGTagaattttatagaaaaaaacaagaaacaaataaaaaaaatgtaaaataaactCTATACGCCATAGAAACttgaaaatctaaaaaaatcaaaatagtgattttaaaaaacatcaaaaaagataaaaaaaagtttctattAGAAAGTATTAGAACAAGTGcaaatggttaaaaaatttagaaaaaaatatggaaagataaaaaagatAGACTTTAAGGCCATTTTACACAAAATGGATGTGGTGCTAACATTacagaaaaattaagttaCCTACTTAAGTTATACCTACTTTTATACTGCTGTAGTcgataaattataataagaaTTATCTGTGGTCTGACGGAGACGGACATGTTGTTGTGTTGTAGCGAGATTTGTTTGTTATATTACAGGTGTTGTAATTTTGACGGTTTCTGGCGTACAGCTCCAGTTTAAAGTGGTTGAAAGTTAGCACACGGCGACCGTGCAGCCAAAGACCGCAGGAGAAGTAACAGGCAGGTGACGCCTTAGCACAGTGAACCCAAAATGGCGGTCTTGCGAATTACTTACATAACGAAACAACACAAATGTCCTGTCTGCTGGAAGGCGCTCGGAAGTCCAGGCGTGTTGGGCGACCAACAGGGGTGATGTGTAAGCCAGATTATAAGACAGGTGGTCTAAATCTGCTACACGTGGCGGCCGATACAGATGAGGGGACAGGCGGTCTCTGAGTCTGGTAGGCGACAAGTAGTAAGTGTTACTAGTCACATAGGGCTAGTAAACCTGCTACTTTTGGCGGGCGAGAAGTATCCAAGATGATACGAACTCGTGGCGGGCAGTAAGTAGTAAAGTTGTGACAAGCTGTCTTCAACTTTGCTACTTCTGGCGGAGGATAAGATAAGGGGACATGCGGTCTCTAAATCTTCTACTCATGAAGGGCGATAAGTAACAAAGGTGTTAGCCAGGTAATGGAAGGGACAGGCTGCTACTGCTGTTCCTTCTGGAGGGTGATAAGGCGTAACGCCAGACAAGGGGTCAGGCGGTCTTTAAGTCTGACTCGT of the Tribolium castaneum strain GA2 chromosome 1, icTriCast1.1, whole genome shotgun sequence genome contains:
- the LOC135267073 gene encoding uncharacterized protein LOC135267073 isoform X2, producing MDFSSENEIDAIASAAVSNLLPAKSRPQYEKTYLQFRQWCSMKKIDQVTENVLLAYLEEKSTTLKPPTLWALYAMLKATLNVKENIDTRYRSKKSQILDKEDISKFINEADDKIYLLMKTVLILGISGALRREELVKMKLTDIEDKQSVLIVKVPDTKTHCERIFTVSNLENIEIVRKYRALRPPRATSDRLFLKYTNGKCVNQNVGINKIGEIPSLIAKWLNKDEPKKYTGHCFRRSSATLLANAGGDLISIKRHGGWRSSTVAESYIEDSLNNKIEIANKIQPSSSTEENKITQPSTSASFNGENNFHLQASSLRPLGINGGTFSSCTFNFHMSK
- the LOC135267073 gene encoding uncharacterized protein LOC135267073 isoform X1, translating into MDFSSENEIDAIASAAVSNLLPAKSRPQYEKTYLQFRQWCSMKKIDQVTENVLLAYLEEKSTTLKPPTLWALYAMLKATLNVKENIDTRKFPKLVPYLKSKSVGYRSKKSQILDKEDISKFINEADDKIYLLMKTVLILGISGALRREELVKMKLTDIEDKQSVLIVKVPDTKTHCERIFTVSNLENIEIVRKYRALRPPRATSDRLFLKYTNGKCVNQNVGINKIGEIPSLIAKWLNKDEPKKYTGHCFRRSSATLLANAGGDLISIKRHGGWRSSTVAESYIEDSLNNKIEIANKIQPSSSTEENKITQPSTSASFNGENNFHLQASSLRPLGINGGTFSSCTFNFHMSK
- the LOC655889 gene encoding jouberin; translated protein: MASNFDDCSSINSSSAQLSVRNQTKEKFESLLKAAVRKKRPTEVNQSREQLLESPSGSAENLSNDKKSGKKLRKESENYILNKFLDDSSDHCHTYEIASEGSQNSSQIKAPIPKPRTKKPASTTSQRTFEVTSPKIVKNDNGSQVSNATFNVEEIGDVLVHKSPLKAKIIVKENVKARLSDKSESNDESSESEINENTKKKKLIKIESEEQKVKKSYTYDKIVEVTILKTDRLQLSSLVVHPIIKLHVIDAMTGKYFPKSDKSRSVVFFYENSDNDYISPVMTRAYNLQEKRILYPLWEESILLNEDFEYFKDESNRIILFFELLDFVSVSTLHQLNQKECVKGWHNIAFAFLKLAGKNGELNIGKNLRLQLYHSHQTKKNDPQVCNAWVWWKKKKLKKYPSTLHIAIKSVVSPTKVVETFRSKTPIQRETSSRTKLCDEIQNNQILNPEGAIVSVENKSDEKNKETLLTWSRKRNEVCKFPNKCLVKFNSLEQGCFVMKFSPSGKYLACAVQNEDLFYVIVYSIVSLNEVNRFPSHQAIIYCLRWFSDDVLLLSASADNTVCIHNLSDSSFQILPHPSFVYCCDISKDKVIVTGCYDGIIRIWNQTPSDKKSEFHLYQELEAHKAYITSLCWNKKSSIFSADSTGAIIEWQKKDNDWVLKREINLLDLKETVINQILLFPNEKRLLVHSRDNIIRIIDLKSGCVLHWLRGASNKRFQLFCSISPCGTYVNSGSENGFVHVWNAKNGHEVAVYLPYASDHQFLTIHCVDFHPYDNMVAISHYGRNLPVLIFCFDKNIEKPEVELTFKENVEVEYVKNQQSSKELRLNGSIKRERCSNKNEEKIDFKAILHKMDVVLTLQKN